Proteins found in one Triticum aestivum cultivar Chinese Spring chromosome 4D, IWGSC CS RefSeq v2.1, whole genome shotgun sequence genomic segment:
- the LOC123097699 gene encoding myb-related protein P, whose protein sequence is MGRAPCCDKVGLKRGRWTAEEDDILANYIAKHGEGSWRSLPKNAGLLRCGKSCRLRWINYLRDGVRRGNISKEEDDLIVKLHATLGNRWSLIASHLPGRTDNEIKNYWNSHLSRQIHTFRRIYTAVSDTAITVDINKLSAAGKRRGGRTPGQSPRSSTKKKPVPEPITKAKDEASPAGAASSVSSSPQSDEARSAVVDPDQNQPNNSISVSHTSDGPCSEDGTWPMVMDPVDQTGVLEANCTVDQQMGLWEVNSSMNQIGIMEDESEMQALLSGGVTAENGLVGIDPGGLSQVDDLLDMDWEGFASHLWDQPAQNGLLQPAEPQAATGSESDELESFVSWLLSDAC, encoded by the exons ATGGGAAGGGCGCCGTGCTGCGACAAGGTGGGGCTGAAGCGGGGGAGGTGGACGGCGGAGGAGGACGACATACTCGCAAACTACATTGCCAAGCACGGCGAGGGCTCATGGAGGTCTCTTCCCAAGAATGCAG GGCTACTGAGGTGTGGCAAGAGCTGCAGGCTGCGGTGGATCAACTACCTCAGAGACGGGGTGAGAAGGGGCAACATCTCCAAGGAGGAGGACGACCTCATCGTCAAACTTCATGCCACCCTTGGTAACAG ATGGTCCCTGATCGCCAGCCACCTACCAGGGCGAACAGACAACGAGATCAAGAATTACTGGAACTCGCATCTCAGCCGGCAGATCCACACCTTCCGGAGGATCTACACCGCCGTCAGCGACACCGCCATAACCGTCGACATCAACAAGCTTTCCGCCGCCGGGAAGCGGCGCGGCGGCCGCACCCCTGGCCAGTCGCCGAGGAGCAGCACAAAGAAGAAGCCGGTGCCGGAGCCCATCACCAAGGCGAAGGACGAAGCTAGCCCGGCCGGCGCTGCGTCATCGGTGTCAAGCTCACCTCAGAGCGACGAGGCTAGAAGCGCGGTGGTCGACCCGGACCAGAACCAGCCCAACAACAGCATCAGTGTCAGCCACACTTCTGATGGGCCCTGCAGCGAGGATGGGACGTGGCCCATGGTCATGGACCCTGTAGATCAGACTGGTGTCCTCGAGGCGAACTGCACGGTAGATCAGCAGATGGGGCTCTGGGAAGTGAACAGCTCAATGAATCAGATTGGGATCATGGAGGACGAGAGCGAGATGCAGGCACTCCTGTCCGGCGGCGTTACAGCAGAGAATGGGCTTGTTGGCATCGATCCCGGAGGCCTGTCTCAGGTGGACGATCTCTTGGACATGGACTGGGAGGGGTTTGCATCCCATCTATGGGACCAGCCAGCCCAGAATGGCCTTCTACAGCCCGCTGAGCCGCAGGCGGCGACGGGCTCCGAGTCGGACGAGCTGGAGTCGTTCGTCAGTTGGCTCCTCTCCGACGCGTGCTGA